The Amblyomma americanum isolate KBUSLIRL-KWMA chromosome 5, ASM5285725v1, whole genome shotgun sequence genome window below encodes:
- the LOC144133420 gene encoding uncharacterized protein LOC144133420 isoform X1, giving the protein MTNDGTQAPTPEASATVAQTPEAVDKIPETSAAAEDVTSGPREASESKPEAPLPRHQTASTPQQQRQAIEDALALALLDDELYQEELGPRVGGGGIDNQREGILERARRRLMDDEGDSLTDGVCGDRCWLFNRAFGLPLAGLAFITIFLPISIHRYGFAPNDTLQRKSSSGVVQSFHSAPVDFLPAGVPPAPSARTRNAAWRLWNSTASNRSLFAWQRFLAVKATAESVSYSTPSSSTKRVNLETPGNARHDSATADNSRAPVVDSREVYNAAYEADGPYINFNGVRNEPTVQTRRFFETRSTGPTDAGWRTRDIEDRRGEQAENNGRVAEGGSGREGGRGPPPPPGAGGGQPVPPLRGSQLWCVYRPPSIHDLAAADDDEYQLDDVPVSLCTAVVYCCLDLWRHGVRMYPHSPDESPGVEHGEYNEGDGGPQGIYHFNRLRTRRGTPQTLRLYAMLGGRDQTTWNFARKMAPVDHAPGDDDVEADGQRSRRQARRQDDGGAARQGNGDSRAGRGALWSSAGRPVNYTVLDRAAGLSARWLQRLGLDGFVFNYRTDPHYPRADAVYLLHFRAFHERLTERGFHAALVLPDAVTTPTTGSGAFGQTGSGGTDRKRGRSGATSVARLVATGYTPLVLPTHDLVPQDRKLHGRDEAASDQQFHDAALPPPHNHQGSESNATSAATCPAPYSSDDPALLTQERMLAGRYGKLTVTMKLNTLVTVSFKADHYRLRNQKLFKELTPAYKVGQSSYRDMCRLANGSWPRRPGARPRLADPASTSSRRREATRSFYGPRSACLVVQSQLDWYSGFGPESARPLLLDGPGSGFLGVVAFDLEADDFTGACGGAKHPLVRRLRRMLWLNEQRRQTLPRDAADDGVKRRRRRR; this is encoded by the exons ATGACCAACGACGGCACACAAGC GCCCACACCGGAAGCCAGTGCAACCGTGGCACAGACGCCGGAAGCCGTCGACAAAATCCCCGAAACAAGCGCCGCGGCAGAGGACGTCACTTCCGGGCCGCGTGAGGCAAGCGAAAGCAAGCCGGAAGCGCCCCTACCGCGGCACCAAACCGCCAGCaccccgcagcagcagcggcaagcaatAGAG GACGCGTTGGCCCTGGCCTTGCTGGACGACGAGTTGTACCAGGAGGAGCTGGGCCCTCGCGTCGGCGGCGGAGGAATCGACAACCAGCGGGAGGGCATCCTAGAGCGTGCCAGGCGACGCCTGATGGACGACGAAGGCGACTCGCTGACCGACGGGGTCTGCGGCGACCGCTGCTGGCTGTTCAACCGCGCCTTCGGGCTGCCGCTGGCCGGCCTGGCCTTCATCACCATCTTCCTGCCAATCAGCATTCACCGATACGGGTTCGCGCCGAACGACACGCTCCAGCGCAAG TCGTCCAGCGGAGTGGTCCAGTCGTTCCATTCCGCGCCAGTGGACTTCCTCCCGGCCGGCGTGCCTCCGGCGCCAAGTGCGAGAACACGGAATGCGGCGTGGCGCCTCTGGAATTCTACCGCGTCTAACCGCTCCCTATTCGCTTGGCAACGCTTTCTCGCAGTCAAG GCCACCGCAGAGTCCGTCTCGTATAGTACACCCAGCAGCTCCACGAAACGGGTTAACCTCGAGACGCCAGGCAACGCAAGGCACGACAGCGCGACCGCCGACAACAGCCGAGCGCCGGTAGTGGATTCCCGCGAGGTTTACAACGCAGCGTACGAGGCAGACGGACCGTACATCAACTTCAACGGCGTCCGCAACGAGCCGACTGTCCAGACCAGGCGCTTTTTCGAGACCAGGTCAACGGGGCCCACAGA CGCCGGGTGGCGCACGCGCGACATCGAGGACCGCCGCGGAGAGCAGGCCGAAAACAACGGACGAGTAGCCGAGGGTGGAAGCGGCAGGGAAGGGGGCCGCGGTCCTCCTCCTCCCCCGGGTGCCGGCGGGGGGCAGCCGGTGCCTCCGCTTCGGGGCTCGCAGCTGTGGTGCGTGTACCGGCCCCCCAGCATCCACGACCTGGctgccgccgacgacgacgagtACCAGCTGGACGACGTGCCGGTGTCCCTGTGCACCGCCGTGGTCTACTGCTGCCTCGACCTCTGGAGGCACGGGGTGCGCATGTACCCGCACTCCCCCGACGAGTCGCCCGGAGTTGAACACG GCGAGTACAACGAAGGCGACGGAGGTCCACAGGGCATCTACCACTTCAACCGGCTGCGGACACGACGCGGAACGCCGCAGACACTGCGGCTGTACGCCATGCTTGGAGGACGCGACCAGACCACGTGGAACTTCGCGCGCAAGATGGCACCGGTCGACCACGCCCCCGGAGACGACGACGTCGAGGCCGACGGTCAGAGGTCCAGGCGGCAGGCACGACGCCAAGACGACGGCGGCGCTGCTCGCCAAGGCAACGGAGACAGCAGGGCGGGCCGAGGCGCCCTCTGGTCTTCGGCGGGCCGCCCCGTCAACTACACGGTGCTGGACAGGGCGGCGGGCCTGAGCGCCCGCTGGCTACAGCGCCTCGGCCTCGACGGCTTCGTCTTCAATTACAG GACGGACCCGCACTACCCGCGAGCGGACGCGGTCTACCTGCTCCACTTCCGCGCCTTCCACGAGCGACTCACAGAGCGCGGCTTCCACGCCGCTCTGGTGTTGCCGGACGCGGTGACAACTCCGACGACCGGAAGCGGCGCGTTCGGACAGACCGGAAGCGGCGGGACGGACCGGAAGAGAGGGCGCAGCGGTGCCACATCCGTTGCGCGCCTGGTGGCCACGGGGTACACGCCGCTCGTGCTGCCCACGCACGACCTGGTGCCCCAGGACCGGAAGCTGCACGGCCGGGACGAGGCGGCGAGCGACCAGCAATTCCACGACGCCGCTCTGCCACCTCCGCACAACCACCAGGGGTCCGAATCGAACGCCACGTCCGCCGCCACCTGCCCTGCGCCCTACTCGAGCGATGACCCGGCACTGCTCACGCAGGAGAGAATGCTCGCAGG GCGCTACGGCAAGCTCACCGTGACCATGAAGCTGAATACGCTGGTGACGGTGTCCTTCAAGGCGGACCACTACAGGCTGCGGAACCAGAAGCTCTTCAAGGAGCTCACGCCGGCCTACAAG GTGGGCCAGTCCTCGTACCGCGACATGTGTCGCCTCGCCAACGGCTCCTGGCCCCGGAGGCCCGGCGCGCGCCCGCGATTGGCCGATCCTGCGTCGACGTCATCGCGGAGGCGGGAGGCGACGCGCTCCTTCTACGGTCCGCGCAGCGCGTGCCTGGTGGTGCAGTCGCAGCTGGACTGGTACTCCGGGTTCGGGCCGGAGTCCGCCCGTCCCCTGCTGCTGGACGGGCCGGGCTCGGGCTTCCTCGGCGTCGTCGCGTTCGACCTGGAGGCGGACGACTTCACGGGCGCCTGCGGAGGGGCCAAGCACCCGCTCGTGCGCAGGCTCCGCCGAATGCTCTGGCTCAACGAACAGCGCAGGCAGACGCTGCCCAGGGACGCCGCCGACGACGGCGTcaagaggcggcggcggcggcggtga
- the LOC144133420 gene encoding uncharacterized protein LOC144133420 isoform X2 — MTNDGTQAPTPEASATVAQTPEAVDKIPETSAAAEDVTSGPREASESKPEAPLPRHQTASTPQQQRQAIEDALALALLDDELYQEELGPRVGGGGIDNQREGILERARRRLMDDEGDSLTDGVCGDRCWLFNRAFGLPLAGLAFITIFLPISIHRYGFAPNDTLQRKATAESVSYSTPSSSTKRVNLETPGNARHDSATADNSRAPVVDSREVYNAAYEADGPYINFNGVRNEPTVQTRRFFETRSTGPTDAGWRTRDIEDRRGEQAENNGRVAEGGSGREGGRGPPPPPGAGGGQPVPPLRGSQLWCVYRPPSIHDLAAADDDEYQLDDVPVSLCTAVVYCCLDLWRHGVRMYPHSPDESPGVEHGEYNEGDGGPQGIYHFNRLRTRRGTPQTLRLYAMLGGRDQTTWNFARKMAPVDHAPGDDDVEADGQRSRRQARRQDDGGAARQGNGDSRAGRGALWSSAGRPVNYTVLDRAAGLSARWLQRLGLDGFVFNYRTDPHYPRADAVYLLHFRAFHERLTERGFHAALVLPDAVTTPTTGSGAFGQTGSGGTDRKRGRSGATSVARLVATGYTPLVLPTHDLVPQDRKLHGRDEAASDQQFHDAALPPPHNHQGSESNATSAATCPAPYSSDDPALLTQERMLAGRYGKLTVTMKLNTLVTVSFKADHYRLRNQKLFKELTPAYKVGQSSYRDMCRLANGSWPRRPGARPRLADPASTSSRRREATRSFYGPRSACLVVQSQLDWYSGFGPESARPLLLDGPGSGFLGVVAFDLEADDFTGACGGAKHPLVRRLRRMLWLNEQRRQTLPRDAADDGVKRRRRRR; from the exons ATGACCAACGACGGCACACAAGC GCCCACACCGGAAGCCAGTGCAACCGTGGCACAGACGCCGGAAGCCGTCGACAAAATCCCCGAAACAAGCGCCGCGGCAGAGGACGTCACTTCCGGGCCGCGTGAGGCAAGCGAAAGCAAGCCGGAAGCGCCCCTACCGCGGCACCAAACCGCCAGCaccccgcagcagcagcggcaagcaatAGAG GACGCGTTGGCCCTGGCCTTGCTGGACGACGAGTTGTACCAGGAGGAGCTGGGCCCTCGCGTCGGCGGCGGAGGAATCGACAACCAGCGGGAGGGCATCCTAGAGCGTGCCAGGCGACGCCTGATGGACGACGAAGGCGACTCGCTGACCGACGGGGTCTGCGGCGACCGCTGCTGGCTGTTCAACCGCGCCTTCGGGCTGCCGCTGGCCGGCCTGGCCTTCATCACCATCTTCCTGCCAATCAGCATTCACCGATACGGGTTCGCGCCGAACGACACGCTCCAGCGCAAG GCCACCGCAGAGTCCGTCTCGTATAGTACACCCAGCAGCTCCACGAAACGGGTTAACCTCGAGACGCCAGGCAACGCAAGGCACGACAGCGCGACCGCCGACAACAGCCGAGCGCCGGTAGTGGATTCCCGCGAGGTTTACAACGCAGCGTACGAGGCAGACGGACCGTACATCAACTTCAACGGCGTCCGCAACGAGCCGACTGTCCAGACCAGGCGCTTTTTCGAGACCAGGTCAACGGGGCCCACAGA CGCCGGGTGGCGCACGCGCGACATCGAGGACCGCCGCGGAGAGCAGGCCGAAAACAACGGACGAGTAGCCGAGGGTGGAAGCGGCAGGGAAGGGGGCCGCGGTCCTCCTCCTCCCCCGGGTGCCGGCGGGGGGCAGCCGGTGCCTCCGCTTCGGGGCTCGCAGCTGTGGTGCGTGTACCGGCCCCCCAGCATCCACGACCTGGctgccgccgacgacgacgagtACCAGCTGGACGACGTGCCGGTGTCCCTGTGCACCGCCGTGGTCTACTGCTGCCTCGACCTCTGGAGGCACGGGGTGCGCATGTACCCGCACTCCCCCGACGAGTCGCCCGGAGTTGAACACG GCGAGTACAACGAAGGCGACGGAGGTCCACAGGGCATCTACCACTTCAACCGGCTGCGGACACGACGCGGAACGCCGCAGACACTGCGGCTGTACGCCATGCTTGGAGGACGCGACCAGACCACGTGGAACTTCGCGCGCAAGATGGCACCGGTCGACCACGCCCCCGGAGACGACGACGTCGAGGCCGACGGTCAGAGGTCCAGGCGGCAGGCACGACGCCAAGACGACGGCGGCGCTGCTCGCCAAGGCAACGGAGACAGCAGGGCGGGCCGAGGCGCCCTCTGGTCTTCGGCGGGCCGCCCCGTCAACTACACGGTGCTGGACAGGGCGGCGGGCCTGAGCGCCCGCTGGCTACAGCGCCTCGGCCTCGACGGCTTCGTCTTCAATTACAG GACGGACCCGCACTACCCGCGAGCGGACGCGGTCTACCTGCTCCACTTCCGCGCCTTCCACGAGCGACTCACAGAGCGCGGCTTCCACGCCGCTCTGGTGTTGCCGGACGCGGTGACAACTCCGACGACCGGAAGCGGCGCGTTCGGACAGACCGGAAGCGGCGGGACGGACCGGAAGAGAGGGCGCAGCGGTGCCACATCCGTTGCGCGCCTGGTGGCCACGGGGTACACGCCGCTCGTGCTGCCCACGCACGACCTGGTGCCCCAGGACCGGAAGCTGCACGGCCGGGACGAGGCGGCGAGCGACCAGCAATTCCACGACGCCGCTCTGCCACCTCCGCACAACCACCAGGGGTCCGAATCGAACGCCACGTCCGCCGCCACCTGCCCTGCGCCCTACTCGAGCGATGACCCGGCACTGCTCACGCAGGAGAGAATGCTCGCAGG GCGCTACGGCAAGCTCACCGTGACCATGAAGCTGAATACGCTGGTGACGGTGTCCTTCAAGGCGGACCACTACAGGCTGCGGAACCAGAAGCTCTTCAAGGAGCTCACGCCGGCCTACAAG GTGGGCCAGTCCTCGTACCGCGACATGTGTCGCCTCGCCAACGGCTCCTGGCCCCGGAGGCCCGGCGCGCGCCCGCGATTGGCCGATCCTGCGTCGACGTCATCGCGGAGGCGGGAGGCGACGCGCTCCTTCTACGGTCCGCGCAGCGCGTGCCTGGTGGTGCAGTCGCAGCTGGACTGGTACTCCGGGTTCGGGCCGGAGTCCGCCCGTCCCCTGCTGCTGGACGGGCCGGGCTCGGGCTTCCTCGGCGTCGTCGCGTTCGACCTGGAGGCGGACGACTTCACGGGCGCCTGCGGAGGGGCCAAGCACCCGCTCGTGCGCAGGCTCCGCCGAATGCTCTGGCTCAACGAACAGCGCAGGCAGACGCTGCCCAGGGACGCCGCCGACGACGGCGTcaagaggcggcggcggcggcggtga